AAGCGGTAATAGTTGTTCTTGTTCTCGATTATATACTTGCTCAGATACAGCACAGGGAAATCGAGAAGGTCTTTCATAACAAGGAAGAGGATGTTCAGTATTCTGCCTGTCCTTCCATTGCCGTCAGTAAAGGGATGGATAGCCTCAAACTGATAATGAATGACAGCAAGTTTAACAAGAGAGTCAACAGCATTCTCTGCATGGATATAGTCTTCAAGGTTTTTCAGTTTATCCCTGATAAGTGATTCTCCAACCGGAGGTGTGTATATGACTTCTCCTGTGGCCGCATTCGCAATCGTTGTTCCGGGGACGTTTCTGATACCAGCCCTATTCTCTTTAATGGTCTGATAAATCTTGATAAAGAGGTTTGTTGTCAGAAGAGGCCTTTTCTTAATCGCCCTGTATACCTCAGACAGCGCCTCCCGGTATCTTAGAACCTCTTTTGTTGCAGCGTCCACCTGAGCTGTTTTAACGGTCAGTGCCCTGAACAACGCATCTGCAGTGGTGATGATATTTTCAATCTCAGAGCTCGACTGTGCTTCCTGAAGGACAATGGTGTTAAGCAGCATGGCCTGATTGGGAATTGTTTTGCCGAGACCCTTTAATTCTGCCAATGCCCTGCCGGCAGACACAGTCTTTTTCAGGATTGCATTAGTCTCGATATTTTCTTTTGGAGGAAGCAGGGGAAGTTCGTTGTAAGGTTTGAGGGGATCAAATTTCATATTCTTCATATCCTGCCATTTAGTACATCTTCTCCTTCTTAACCGCCTTCCCGACTATCCTGTATTTATTGATATTTAAGCCCTCTCTCAGGATATTTTGGGTTTTGGATGAAATGCCAGTTGCCCCGGTGATTTCCTTATCCATATCTTTTTCCACCGCTATAACCTTTGCCTTTTTCTTGGGAGCCCAGCCATGCTTGTGAGGTTTGCACAATGCACAGCCCTTTGATTGTTTATCTTTGTAAACCTTTCCCATAGCATCCCTTTCCCGCTCTCACTTAACATTGTACTTGGATGTTGGGAGATTTCAATGGTTTTTCATATGCTTCTTATAACCTTAGCAGAGATAAGAGGAAAAATAATTCTATTGCCCCCTGCAGGAGTCGAATCCCGAGAAATCGGGATTTAGAAAACCCGGCACTACCCATTATTTCTCAAGAACATCACGCTGGGCAGCAATTAATTTCATTATACCCTTTTCTGCCATATCAAGGAGCCTCAGGAAAAGGTCTCTACCAAAAGGTTCTGTCTCGGCAGTTCCCTGGATTTCTATATATTTTCCTGAGCCTGTCATCACTATGTTCATATCAACCTGTGCTATAGAGTCTTCTGCATAACAGAGGTCAAGGCGGGGCTCTCCATTAACGACGCCAACGCTTATGGCTGCTATATAATCTTTAAGTGGTGTCTTTTCGATAATTCCATTTCTCAAGGCATA
The genomic region above belongs to Nitrospirota bacterium and contains:
- a CDS encoding Fic family protein, with amino-acid sequence MKFDPLKPYNELPLLPPKENIETNAILKKTVSAGRALAELKGLGKTIPNQAMLLNTIVLQEAQSSSEIENIITTADALFRALTVKTAQVDAATKEVLRYREALSEVYRAIKKRPLLTTNLFIKIYQTIKENRAGIRNVPGTTIANAATGEVIYTPPVGESLIRDKLKNLEDYIHAENAVDSLVKLAVIHYQFEAIHPFTDGNGRTGRILNILFLVMKDLLDFPVLYLSKYIIENKNNYYR